A genomic segment from Roseibium algicola encodes:
- a CDS encoding L-rhamnonate dehydratase: MKIKSVRTRVWTWKGPTVPPQGNFCTNASDALWMKGDAMSSFRFHQWLTCEVETEDGTIGIGNAALAPSVVKKAIDDWYAPLVIGEDPFDYAYIWEKMYRRSHAWGRKGIGMTAISAIDIAIWDLMGKLVGKPVFKLLGGRTKEKIPVYYSKLYAGSIEAMQKEAEEAMKGGYKAFKSRFGFGPKDGMPGMRENVKRVEAVREVIGYDNDLMLECYMGWNLDYAKRMLPKLAPYEPRWLEEPVIADDVAGYAELNAMNIVPISGGEHEFSVIGCAELINRKAVSILQYDTNRVGGITAAQKINAIAEAAQIPVIPHAGQMHNYHLTMANTNCPISEYFPVFDVEVGNELFYYIFEGDPEAVDGYLQLDDDLPGLGITISDKHLQHFDIAE; encoded by the coding sequence ATGAAAATCAAATCCGTACGCACGCGCGTCTGGACCTGGAAAGGTCCGACGGTCCCGCCGCAGGGCAACTTCTGCACCAACGCTTCCGATGCCTTGTGGATGAAGGGCGATGCCATGTCGTCCTTCCGCTTTCACCAGTGGCTGACATGTGAAGTCGAGACGGAAGACGGCACCATCGGCATCGGCAACGCCGCCTTGGCTCCCTCGGTCGTCAAGAAGGCCATCGACGACTGGTACGCACCACTGGTGATCGGCGAAGACCCGTTCGACTATGCCTACATCTGGGAAAAGATGTACCGGCGTAGCCACGCCTGGGGGCGCAAGGGGATCGGCATGACGGCTATCTCGGCCATCGATATCGCGATCTGGGATCTGATGGGCAAGCTGGTCGGCAAGCCGGTTTTCAAGCTTCTGGGCGGCCGCACCAAGGAAAAGATCCCGGTTTATTATTCCAAGCTCTACGCCGGGTCGATCGAGGCGATGCAGAAGGAAGCCGAGGAGGCAATGAAGGGCGGCTACAAGGCCTTCAAGTCCCGCTTTGGCTTCGGCCCCAAGGACGGCATGCCGGGCATGCGGGAAAACGTGAAGCGGGTCGAGGCGGTTCGCGAGGTCATCGGCTACGACAATGACCTCATGCTGGAATGCTACATGGGCTGGAACCTCGACTATGCCAAGCGCATGTTGCCGAAACTTGCTCCTTACGAGCCACGCTGGCTAGAGGAGCCCGTGATCGCGGATGACGTTGCCGGGTATGCCGAACTCAATGCTATGAACATCGTGCCGATTTCCGGCGGCGAGCACGAGTTTTCGGTGATCGGCTGTGCGGAGCTCATCAACCGCAAGGCCGTCAGCATCCTGCAGTATGATACCAACCGGGTTGGCGGCATCACGGCGGCGCAGAAGATCAACGCCATTGCCGAAGCTGCCCAGATCCCGGTCATTCCCCATGCGGGCCAGATGCACAACTACCATCTGACCATGGCCAACACGAATTGCCCGATCAGCGAGTATTTTCCGGTGTTCGATGTCGAGGTCGGCAACGAGCTCTTCTATTACATCTTCGAAGGCGACCCGGAAGCCGTGGACGGCTATCTGCAGCTTGACGACGATCTGCCCGGCCTCGGCATCACGATCTCGGACAAGCATCTCCAGCATTTCGACATTGCCGAGTGA
- a CDS encoding bifunctional rhamnulose-1-phosphate aldolase/short-chain dehydrogenase, whose product MLNSAAGSRLANLWDDQKASGMSEAELLLYRSNLLGSDKRITNYGGGNTSAKAMEKDPLTGEQVEVLWVKGSGGDVGTIKMDGFATLYMDKLRALKGLYRGVEFEDEMVACLPHCTFNLNPRAASIDTPLHAYVPKSHVDHMHPDAIIAIAAASDSKAITQEIFGADIGWLPWKRPGYELGLWLEKFCLENPEARGVVLESHGLFTWADDARTCYETTLEIINKAIAWFEEKTAGKDAFGGSKHRALAPSDRRAVAARLMPAIRGMVSGKQHMVGHFDDSDAVLEFVCANDMEALAALGTSCPDHFLRTKIRPLVVDFDPATADIEATLAGLGQAAEAYRDDYAAYYDRCKHDHSPALRDPNAVVYLVPGVGMITFAKDKATARISGEFYTNAINVMRGASSVSTYRGLPEQEAFDIEYWLLEEAKLQRMPKPKSLAGKIALVTGGAGGIGSATAERFLREGACVVLADIDADALGAAADNLTARYSRDVVRTVTMDVTSEDAVADSFARAALEFGGVDILVSNAGIASSAPIEDTTLDLWNRNMSILSTGYFLVSREAFKVMKTQGVGGSIVFIGSKNGLAASPGASAYCTAKASELHLARCLALEGAPEGIRVNVVNPDAVLRGSKIWSGDWLKERAEAYGKDTSELEEHYRQRSLLKLSVLPEDIAEATYFFASEFSAKSTGNIINVDAGNVQAFTR is encoded by the coding sequence CCAAGGCGATGGAGAAGGATCCCCTCACCGGCGAACAGGTCGAGGTACTGTGGGTCAAGGGCTCCGGAGGCGATGTCGGCACCATCAAGATGGATGGTTTTGCAACACTCTACATGGACAAGCTGCGGGCACTTAAAGGGCTTTATCGCGGCGTCGAGTTTGAAGACGAGATGGTCGCCTGCCTGCCCCATTGCACCTTCAACCTGAACCCGCGCGCCGCCTCCATCGATACGCCGCTTCATGCCTATGTGCCGAAAAGCCATGTCGACCATATGCATCCGGACGCAATCATCGCCATTGCAGCGGCAAGCGACAGCAAGGCAATCACGCAGGAAATCTTTGGCGCCGACATCGGCTGGCTTCCCTGGAAGCGACCGGGCTATGAACTGGGTCTGTGGCTGGAAAAATTCTGCCTGGAAAATCCGGAGGCCCGAGGTGTCGTCCTGGAAAGCCACGGCCTTTTCACCTGGGCTGACGACGCCAGGACCTGCTACGAAACCACACTGGAAATCATCAACAAGGCGATTGCCTGGTTTGAGGAAAAGACGGCAGGAAAAGATGCTTTCGGCGGCTCGAAACACCGCGCCCTGGCTCCGTCGGACCGGCGTGCCGTTGCTGCCCGCCTGATGCCTGCAATCCGGGGGATGGTCTCCGGCAAGCAGCATATGGTCGGTCATTTCGACGACAGCGACGCTGTGCTGGAATTCGTCTGCGCCAATGACATGGAAGCCCTTGCCGCCCTCGGCACAAGCTGCCCGGATCATTTCCTGCGCACCAAGATCCGCCCGCTCGTGGTTGATTTCGATCCCGCGACCGCGGACATCGAGGCAACGCTTGCCGGGCTCGGTCAGGCTGCAGAAGCTTACCGTGACGACTATGCGGCCTATTATGACCGTTGCAAGCACGACCACAGCCCCGCCCTTCGCGACCCGAACGCCGTTGTCTACCTGGTGCCGGGCGTTGGCATGATCACCTTCGCCAAGGACAAGGCGACGGCACGCATTTCAGGCGAGTTCTACACCAACGCCATCAACGTCATGCGCGGCGCTTCCAGCGTTTCCACCTACCGCGGCCTGCCGGAACAGGAAGCCTTCGACATCGAATACTGGCTTCTTGAAGAAGCCAAGCTGCAGCGCATGCCCAAACCCAAAAGCCTTGCAGGCAAGATCGCGCTGGTCACCGGCGGTGCCGGCGGCATCGGCTCGGCCACCGCTGAACGCTTTCTGCGCGAAGGCGCCTGCGTGGTGCTGGCCGACATCGACGCGGACGCACTCGGGGCCGCCGCCGACAATCTCACCGCCCGCTATTCCAGGGACGTCGTGCGCACGGTGACGATGGATGTCACCAGCGAAGACGCCGTGGCAGACAGCTTTGCCAGAGCTGCACTTGAATTCGGCGGAGTCGACATTCTCGTATCCAACGCCGGCATCGCGTCTTCCGCCCCGATCGAGGACACCACGCTCGACCTGTGGAACCGGAACATGTCGATCCTGTCGACCGGTTATTTCCTGGTGTCCCGTGAGGCCTTCAAGGTGATGAAGACGCAAGGGGTCGGCGGCTCCATCGTTTTCATCGGATCGAAGAACGGCCTCGCCGCGTCTCCCGGTGCCAGTGCCTATTGCACAGCCAAGGCTTCCGAACTGCACCTTGCCCGCTGCCTTGCCCTGGAAGGTGCTCCGGAGGGGATCCGTGTCAATGTGGTCAATCCGGACGCTGTCTTGCGCGGGTCCAAGATCTGGTCCGGTGACTGGCTGAAGGAACGCGCCGAAGCCTACGGCAAGGACACGTCGGAGCTGGAGGAACACTACCGCCAGCGCTCGCTGCTGAAACTGTCCGTGCTGCCGGAAGACATCGCCGAGGCAACCTACTTTTTCGCCTCCGAGTTTTCCGCCAAGTCGACCGGGAACATCATCAACGTCGACGCCGGCAACGTTCAGGCTTTCACGCGGTAA
- a CDS encoding 4-hydroxythreonine-4-phosphate dehydrogenase PdxA: MTKPKPRLVLTLGDPAGIGSELVARLLAEEEARQAADILILGDEAELKTGMEIAGVRFDYQVVSSAALPEQGSGVPVFLQVGKAPEGGWKRAEVSAEGGAHCLETLGMGVDMVRAGKADALVFAPLNKASLHSAGMSQSDELHWFADRLGHNGSVSELNVMDGLWTSRVTSHIALRDVADLITEDKIIEAARLIHSALKDAGFESPRIGVCGLNPHNGDNGNFGTEEIEIISPAVERAKALGLPVEGPYPSDTIFLKAVAKEFDAIVTLYHDQGQIAIKLLGFWQGVTVQGGLPIPITTPAHGTAFDIRGKGTANVGPMRNAWNIACAMGTRRRSSRISN, encoded by the coding sequence ATGACGAAGCCCAAACCGCGTTTGGTTCTGACCCTTGGCGACCCGGCGGGTATCGGCTCTGAACTGGTCGCCCGGCTTCTCGCCGAGGAGGAAGCCCGCCAGGCGGCGGATATCCTGATCCTTGGAGACGAGGCAGAGCTGAAAACCGGCATGGAGATCGCCGGTGTCCGTTTCGACTATCAGGTCGTCTCATCGGCTGCGTTGCCCGAGCAAGGGTCCGGGGTTCCGGTATTCCTGCAGGTTGGCAAGGCTCCGGAAGGCGGCTGGAAACGTGCCGAGGTGAGCGCGGAAGGTGGCGCACATTGCCTGGAAACGCTTGGCATGGGGGTCGACATGGTTCGGGCAGGCAAGGCGGATGCGCTGGTCTTCGCCCCGCTCAACAAGGCATCACTTCATTCGGCCGGCATGAGCCAGTCGGATGAGCTGCACTGGTTTGCCGACCGGCTGGGCCACAATGGCAGTGTCTCGGAACTCAACGTGATGGACGGTCTATGGACCAGCCGGGTGACGAGCCACATCGCCCTGCGCGATGTTGCCGACCTCATCACCGAAGACAAGATCATCGAGGCTGCACGGCTGATCCATTCGGCCTTGAAGGATGCCGGGTTCGAGAGCCCGCGGATCGGTGTCTGCGGCCTCAATCCGCACAATGGCGACAACGGCAATTTCGGTACGGAAGAAATCGAGATCATTTCGCCCGCAGTCGAACGTGCCAAGGCGCTGGGCCTGCCTGTGGAAGGGCCTTATCCCTCCGACACCATTTTCCTGAAAGCTGTCGCCAAGGAATTCGACGCCATCGTGACGCTCTATCACGACCAGGGGCAGATCGCGATCAAGCTGCTGGGCTTCTGGCAGGGGGTGACGGTGCAGGGCGGTCTGCCGATCCCGATCACCACACCGGCACACGGAACCGCCTTCGACATTCGCGGCAAGGGAACGGCCAATGTCGGCCCGATGCGCAACGCCTGGAACATTGCCTGCGCCATGGGAACGCGGCGCCGGTCTTCCCGAATTTCCAATTGA
- a CDS encoding LysR family transcriptional regulator, whose translation MTVWKGKNPVSIETAKRVRQRLSGSIDMHGTFDMAILSRLRFKQLALVASLEVTTNLHESARELNLSQPGATKLLKEVEDTLGVTLFERLSRGMKPTAYGVVVARHARQIISETGRLKAQLSAMQRGEYGKVRLGAIMEALPGQVSELLMNLMETNVGPQISLMVSTSDNLISALNEGALDIVLGRPVEHLDMTGIRFEPLWQERLAVVAAPSHPLVPSKQLSLVDLGDFSWILQPRPSPMRMSIELAFAHADLPAPHYGLETSSMLMTTLAVGKSDMLAVLPQSVADYYQENGLIRILPVRLEEHMSRYGLLIPNKDEFDPEVEALVSLIRASV comes from the coding sequence TTGACTGTCTGGAAAGGAAAAAATCCGGTATCGATTGAGACCGCCAAGCGGGTACGCCAACGACTGAGCGGATCGATCGATATGCATGGAACCTTCGACATGGCGATCCTGTCTCGCCTGCGGTTCAAACAGCTTGCCCTTGTGGCGAGCCTGGAAGTCACGACCAATCTGCACGAATCCGCGCGCGAGCTGAACCTTTCCCAGCCCGGGGCGACAAAACTTTTGAAGGAAGTGGAGGACACGCTCGGGGTCACGCTGTTCGAGCGTCTTTCCAGGGGAATGAAACCAACGGCCTATGGCGTGGTGGTTGCCCGGCATGCCCGCCAGATCATTTCCGAGACCGGGCGGCTGAAGGCGCAATTGTCGGCGATGCAGCGCGGCGAATATGGCAAGGTGCGGCTTGGCGCGATCATGGAAGCCTTGCCGGGGCAGGTATCCGAGCTTCTGATGAACCTGATGGAAACCAATGTCGGCCCGCAGATCAGCCTGATGGTGTCGACTTCCGACAATCTCATTTCCGCGCTCAACGAAGGTGCGCTGGATATCGTGTTGGGGCGGCCGGTGGAACATCTCGACATGACCGGCATTCGATTTGAACCGCTCTGGCAGGAGAGGCTCGCTGTCGTGGCGGCGCCGTCGCATCCTCTGGTGCCAAGCAAGCAGCTCAGTCTGGTGGACCTTGGCGATTTCAGCTGGATCCTTCAGCCAAGGCCCAGCCCGATGCGCATGTCGATCGAGCTTGCTTTTGCTCATGCGGATCTGCCCGCACCGCATTACGGCCTTGAAACGTCTTCGATGCTGATGACGACGCTGGCGGTCGGAAAAAGCGACATGCTGGCCGTTCTGCCGCAATCGGTTGCCGACTACTATCAGGAAAACGGCCTGATCCGGATTCTGCCGGTCAGGCTGGAAGAGCACATGAGCCGATACGGACTTTTGATCCCGAACAAGGATGAATTCGACCCGGAAGTCGAAGCCCTGGTCTCGCTCATTCGCGCCTCTGTCTGA
- the rhaI gene encoding L-rhamnose catabolism isomerase — MMIDTSLVAGENETRTADLKRDYETLGERLDRRGVSIDAIKAKVAAYGVAVPSWGVGTGGTRFARFPGKGEPRHIFDKLEDCSVIQQLTRATPNVSLHIPWDKADPAELKAKASSLGLGFDAMNSNTFQDQDGQPLSYKFGSLSHTDAGTRRQAVEHNLECIEIGKAIGSRALTIWIGDGSNFPGQANFTRQFERYLDAAKAIYAELPDDWRLFTEHKMYEPAFYSTVVQDWGTNYMIAQELGEKAYCLVDLGHHAPNANIEMIVARLIQFGKLGGFHFNDSKYGDDDLDTGSVDPYRLFLVFNELVDAETRKAPGFDPAHMLDQSHNVTDPIESLMVSAMEVQRAYAQALLVDRSALEGFQDTNDALMATTTLKTAFRTDVEPILAMARLENGGAIDPVAAYRSAGYRQKVAEIRPEVSGAGGGIV, encoded by the coding sequence ATGATGATCGACACATCGCTGGTCGCCGGGGAAAACGAGACCCGCACAGCCGACCTGAAGCGTGACTATGAAACCCTGGGTGAAAGGCTCGACCGGCGCGGCGTCTCCATCGATGCCATCAAGGCGAAGGTCGCCGCCTATGGCGTCGCGGTGCCGTCATGGGGTGTCGGCACCGGCGGCACGCGCTTTGCGCGGTTTCCCGGCAAGGGCGAACCACGCCATATCTTCGACAAGCTGGAAGATTGCAGCGTCATCCAGCAGCTTACCCGCGCAACACCAAACGTTTCGCTGCACATTCCCTGGGACAAGGCCGACCCGGCAGAGCTGAAGGCCAAGGCAAGTTCGCTCGGGCTTGGCTTTGACGCCATGAACTCCAACACCTTTCAGGATCAGGACGGTCAGCCTCTTTCCTACAAGTTCGGCTCGCTCAGCCATACGGATGCCGGCACGCGCAGGCAGGCTGTCGAGCACAATCTGGAATGCATCGAGATCGGCAAGGCCATCGGCTCCAGGGCCCTGACCATCTGGATCGGCGACGGATCGAACTTTCCCGGCCAGGCCAACTTCACACGTCAGTTCGAGCGGTATCTGGATGCGGCAAAAGCCATTTATGCGGAACTGCCGGACGACTGGCGGCTGTTCACCGAGCACAAGATGTATGAGCCGGCTTTCTATTCCACCGTGGTGCAGGACTGGGGAACCAACTACATGATCGCGCAGGAACTGGGCGAGAAGGCCTACTGCCTTGTCGATCTCGGCCACCATGCCCCCAACGCCAATATCGAGATGATCGTTGCCCGGCTGATCCAGTTCGGCAAGCTCGGTGGTTTCCACTTCAACGACAGCAAGTATGGCGATGACGATCTGGATACGGGCTCCGTCGATCCCTACCGGTTGTTCCTGGTGTTCAACGAACTGGTGGACGCCGAAACGCGGAAGGCGCCCGGCTTCGACCCGGCGCATATGCTCGACCAGTCTCACAACGTGACCGACCCCATCGAAAGCCTGATGGTCTCCGCAATGGAGGTGCAGCGCGCCTATGCCCAGGCACTGCTGGTCGACAGGTCTGCCCTGGAAGGTTTTCAGGACACGAATGACGCCTTGATGGCGACGACCACGCTGAAAACCGCTTTCCGCACCGATGTCGAGCCGATCCTGGCCATGGCAAGACTGGAAAACGGCGGCGCCATCGACCCTGTTGCGGCCTACCGGAGTGCCGGATACCGGCAGAAGGTCGCGGAGATCCGCCCGGAAGTTTCCGGGGCTGGCGGCGGGATCGTCTGA
- a CDS encoding dihydrodipicolinate synthase family protein — protein MTPYSGIWPVAPTPFHEDGSLDEPGMRRVLDCLIDQGADGICILANFSEQFLLSDAERELLTRLCIEHIDGRVPVIVTISHFATRIAVERAQLAKSLGAAIVMMMPPYHGALLKGNAQQTFDQFAAVGEVGIPIMIQDAPLSGVDLPVPLLVKMAREIEMVKLFKIECPQAANKLRSLIAEGGPAIEGPFDGEEGITLLADLDAGARGSMTSGMIVDQIKPVIDLYHAGQTDEAADAYARVLPVINHENRLCGWRSCKAAMVEGGVIKSDFCRHPIDPLPQPVRERLLTLLRRLDPLVLRWGQ, from the coding sequence ATGACCCCTTATTCCGGTATCTGGCCTGTCGCCCCGACACCCTTTCACGAAGACGGTTCGCTTGATGAACCGGGCATGCGCCGCGTGCTGGATTGCCTTATCGACCAGGGCGCGGATGGCATCTGCATCCTGGCGAATTTCTCCGAGCAGTTCCTGTTGTCGGATGCAGAGCGCGAGTTGCTGACACGGCTTTGCATCGAGCATATCGACGGCCGCGTTCCTGTCATCGTCACGATCAGTCATTTCGCGACACGGATCGCGGTAGAGCGGGCGCAGCTTGCCAAGTCGCTTGGCGCTGCCATTGTCATGATGATGCCGCCCTATCACGGTGCTCTTTTGAAAGGGAACGCCCAGCAGACGTTTGATCAATTCGCTGCCGTTGGCGAGGTCGGCATTCCGATCATGATCCAGGATGCGCCCCTGTCCGGCGTCGACTTGCCGGTGCCGCTTCTGGTGAAGATGGCCCGCGAGATCGAGATGGTGAAGCTCTTCAAGATCGAATGCCCGCAGGCTGCCAACAAGTTGCGGTCTCTCATTGCTGAAGGCGGCCCTGCCATCGAAGGCCCATTTGATGGCGAAGAAGGCATCACGTTGCTGGCGGATCTGGACGCAGGCGCGCGCGGTTCGATGACCTCGGGGATGATCGTCGACCAGATCAAGCCCGTCATCGATCTCTATCACGCGGGCCAAACCGACGAGGCAGCAGATGCCTATGCGCGGGTTCTGCCCGTCATCAATCACGAGAACCGCTTGTGCGGCTGGCGCTCCTGCAAGGCGGCGATGGTCGAAGGCGGTGTCATCAAATCCGATTTCTGCCGGCATCCGATCGACCCGCTGCCGCAGCCGGTGCGCGAGAGACTACTGACGCTTCTGCGCCGGCTCGATCCCCTGGTTTTGCGCTGGGGGCAGTGA